ACTGTTGTCCCCATAGCCAACCAGAAAGATGCCCATATAGAATCTTCTACGAGGCTATCGCCTGCTCTTTTTAGTTTAGTGAATGGTATTGGTGAGCCTTTCAGAGTCCAGCCGATACTCCACGTTAATATGAAGAGTGACCATGCTATAGTAGTAACCTTCGTTGTCAGGTCTTGTATAAATTGTACTGCATCCACATTTTCTCACCGTTCAATGACGCTGAAGATATTAGGGAGTCGTTTGCGATAGTGTTGTAAAAGGCATTGCAACAGTACCGTTTGCAGGTATTTTTGCAACGATATAATTGTCTCCGATAATAACTCCATTAACTCCTTGCGGTACTATTTCACTAGGCTTTACTAGGTATACCATCGAATAAGGGTAGCCTCTTATAACGATGTATCCCCTGTAATTCGAGTTGAAACATAGCTTTGCTTCCTCGATACTACCGTTGATGGCTTTATACTGAACTAATCTTAGAGACTTAGTGTCTGAGAGGTTAAGGTATCGGACTGGTAGGATTACAATATTGTCTCCACCGGATAGAGCTTGGGGGTAATTGAGGAGGAGATTACCTATAATTGGCATGTAATTGTATACAGCTAACGCCTCATTTTCCGTTGAGTGAGTATAAAGCTTCTGAAGGAAAATAGTGGAAATTGAACAAGTGCATATAGAATTGTTATTGGAGAAAGCTTTGGTGAATAACAGTTTTGAAACGGTATCCTTAACTATCTCTAAAACAGGAGAATCATTTGACACATACGGGATTACAAAGTAATTAAGATACCGGGAGTATCCATTATATGCTAGACCAATGACTCCTAAAAATGGGCCGTGGGTTACTGTGAAATGATAATTATTCTTGTATGAGTAGAACAATATTAATGGTTTGTTTAACTCATTGCTGTATACTAAACTTCCATTTCCTTTTAACCTGAAACCTCTTGTAATAAGCGATATGTAACTAGGATATATGTGCATAGAATAATACTGGAAGACGTTTCGAACATTAGCGTAAATGGGGGTTGTTCCGTTTAACTGCAATGCAAACTCGGTATCTAATGGCGGAGGCACTATTACAATGGAGGGATATAGTTTTATGGTTGTATTAATTTCGATTGATCCTATTTTAACACCTGTTCCAAGTGATAGGACTGTATTCGAGGAATACGGGATAATCCTATTATAGTTAGCATTTCTAGCCTTCAGAAGAAATAGTAGCTGATGTATACCTATACGTTTTATAGTTACATTAAAGGTTGAACCCATTGAGAAGTAATTTCCACTAGATATGGTATCGTATAATTCCCCATTAACATATAAGTAAAGCCTAGATATTAGTGAAGAGTAATGGATGTGATAGGTGACTGTCGCGTTTTCATCGTCTAAAACCACCGAACCTAGTATAGGAATTAAGTCGATTTCCTTTACATCTTCTAAGTACTTGCTCGAATTAAAATCGTATACGTAGTTCTTTTTATAACTAGTTTCAAAGCCAGCTTTAGTTACATTTATAATTAAAGTTTCATTATTGAATCCGTGGAAATTGCTTGTTATAAAAGTAGAATTCCTTTTTATGTATGCTACATCGAATCTTAAGCTATTTATTTTACTTAAATCAACTTGAAGGTAATTATCCAGAGAATAATCAGCATATTTTCTTAGCACGATACTATTGATAGCTGGATATACGACATATTGAAATACCTTTGATAAATAACCATCTCCTATACCTACTTGCAGATCCCTCTTTAAAGGGATACAAGATTGGTATAGCTCGTTACTTAATATGGGAATAGGCTTTTTCGGGACTATGATGACGTGCGAATCATCAGTTATCAATGCAGTGACATCGCTTTCATTTAATAGAATGTTACTTTTCGGGTTTATCTGAAAATCTGTTTTCTTATAGGAGGAGTTGGAGTAAATTATATATCTAATTCTAATTATTCTGTCTTCATTATTGTAGACTAATACGGTTCCATTAGACAGTCTGATCGTCTCTAGGTTCGTGGGAATATTACTGCGAACCTCTTCTTCTATCACACCTGTGGAGTAGTTAGTATATTTTTGTAATACAACTATAGAGTTGACTAATATAATTATTAGTAAAAGAGCACTTATTAGATTGGATAATCCCTTTTTATGGAGTGACTTACTCATTTGATGCCCCATATGTATTAAGGGGCACTAGCTAGAGAAGGTTGTTTAAAGTATGAAATATTAATAATGAAAGTTAGGAGATCTCCTTGGAAAGTTTGTAAATGGTGTTATCCTCTTTTTCATATTCATAATAACCTATGAGTTCATAGAATTCTTGCCTAGTCATCATTCTATCCAGTATGTTTCTCTGGGTTCCTTCCGATTTTATTACTCTCAGAGCATCTCTCATAGCTCCTAAGGATATTCTGAGTAGAGTTACCGGGAATAAGACTAGTTTGTATCCCCATTTGCTGAAGTCTTCAACAGTGAAATATGGAGTTTTCCCGAACTCTGTCATGTTCGCTAAGAGTGGTATATTGATTTTCTTTGAAAACTCTCTGAATTCTTCTTCATTTGTTAGTGCTTCAGGGAAAATTATGTCAGCTCCTGCCTGCTCGTAAAGCTTGGCTCTTCTTAAGGCTTCGTCTAGGCCTTCAACACCTCTAGCATCAGTCCTCGCAATGATAAGCATTTTATCTTTGGCAATCCTTTTTGCAGCAATTATTTTCCTGGTCATTTCTTCGGCTGGAGCTAGTTTCTTGCCCTTTAAATGACCGCATTTCTTCGGAAGGACTTGGTCTTCTATTTGAATGGCTGCTGCTCCAGCGCCGATTAAATCTCTCACCGTTCTTTGAACGTTAATGGTTTCACCAAAGCCTGTGTCCGTATCAACGATCAAAGGTAGATTAGTTATCCTTGTTATGTACCGGGTTGACTTGACTAATTCGGTGAGTGTTATAAGCCCTAAATCGGGCATCGCTAGACTACCTGTTAAGGCTGCACCACTCAGGTATATTGCATCAAAACCCATCGATTCCACTAGCAAAGCACTGGCAGGGTTGAATACACCTATTACAGGGGTTGTTTTCTTTCTCTGCATTAGTTCCTTGAGCATTCCAGCTGGATTCTCTTGGGGTTTATCCCGGAAAAGGAAAGCCATCGCCTTACACCGATTGATACTTAATGTAAAAACAGAAATATAACCTTATTAAATATGCTCCAGCCATGCTTTATTACTTGGTGATATAAATGGGAGGTAGACAGAAAACTACACTGTTCATGGATTCAACGAGGAAAGAAGTTGAAGAAGAAGCTAGGAAGAAAGCTGCGATGGTAGGAACCCAAGAGAAAAAGAAGCGGAAGAAAGGGAGACGCTAACCAAAGAACCTACTAGGTTCCTATAAATATGCCAGTAAAGAATATTTTAAAGAACAATCCGTTTTCAGATATAATAATCATACCATCTTCTATACTCTCTGTTGAACCTACACTGGAATTAAAGACTCTGACTGTATCAAGAATTGCAAGGATTCTAGGAATCTTCCAAGCTGACGGTGTTATAATATATTGTGACGAGAGGAAAAATGGAAACTTCAAAACTTTCTGTAGTGTTCTTAAATATTTACTAATGCCACCGTACCTTAAGAAGTATGTTAAGAAAAGTGAAACTCTTAGAAAGGTAGGAATAGCGTATCCTCTCAACTTAGCCATACATAATGTAACAACAAATCTAAAACTAGACCCTATAAGACTTGGGTTGGTAGTTGAATCAAGCGATAGGCGAGTCGAGGTAGATATAGGGTTAGATAAGCCTATTGGTATAAAGACAAACTCAAGATATCGCTTAAATTCTTTAATCCTAGTAAACGTTAATGAAGGAAGAATCATAAATGAAGAGAAGTATTATACTGGTTTCACCATACATTGTGTAAATAGAATACAGGACTTGCACAAAATTATCCTTAACATTAAGCCAGATGGTATATTTGGAACAAGTGTTAAAGGAACCCCCCTAGAGAGGTGCTCGAAGTGTTGGATCGCAAAGAAACGAGCCTTTGTATTCGGAGGACCAAGTAAAGGAATCAAGTCCATCTACAAAGGTATAGAATACGATGAAGTACTAAACACGCTAAAAGACCAGGGAACTACAACGATCAGAACAGAAGAAGCCATATGTATAACTCTTTCAAAGCTGGTTAAGGTGATATCAAACTGAAAAAGGAAAAAGCATACAAATGCTATGATACGTATATAGAAACAATTGCAGTCTTATGTAATTCCAACTACTTTATGCCATTAGGCGTGAAATGCACAGACAACTATATATATGCTAGAATATTCAACGACTCTAGACTCTATTCAAAAATAAACGATGGAATTAGAATATTCATCTATCCCGTTTTAGATGCAAGAATATTCTATCAGTCCCTGAAAGGAGAACTAAAAACAATATACACCGCAGATTCGCAGTGCTATATTATCCCTGATATCCATACCTATGTGGAAGGGATCATTAAAAGAGTAACACACTCTAAAAATTACAAGAGGATAGAAGTCAAACCGTTAAACAAGTCTAGTGCTTTAGAGTTATTAGATAAAGGATACTCGAGAGCTGATGGCTGTCTCATAGAATTAATGGTATATTACACTAAACTGCAGGCAGATGTTATAGAGAAAAATGACTACTGTAAAATCTATTACGTCTGCTCGGAATCAGTAAAAAGATCCACTTCGAGAGAATATTATCTGAAGATACTAGATGAATTGAGATGCTAAACAAACATTCAAATAATTACTTCAAGGATTTTTATCTCACGACCGGTTATAAACTGCTGAATCTCGACCCTTCTAGGGATAGAATTGCCGTACAATATATTTATTCGTTAATCAACTGTAGAAAAGTCAACGAAATATGGCTTAACTTAAGAGAAATGGCTTCCTATAGGAAAACAGCTGTCATAATAGGCCCTGAATTGAGTCAGCTTCAAAAGCTCCAGTCAACATTATCAGAAAATAATGTTCTCATAGGAGTGGACGGAGCTTCATATACATTCTTCCTTAAAACGGGAACCCTACCGGATATAGTAGTCTCTGACCTTGATGGCCCTCTTAGGCTGTACTATCTTATCCAGGAAATGAATAAATATATAGCTATACATCCTCACGGTGATAATATTTACCGTATTACAACCCTGAATTCGCTACTACAGTATAGTAGATTGATCGTAACCTCCCAGACAGAAGATTACGAGTGTATACGCAATATCGGTGGATTCACAGATGGCGATAGAGCGGTTTTACTTGCCGTAGAAATGGGGTTTGAAAGTATAATTATCTGCTGTTTCTCTAGGGAACCTGTTTTCTTTCACAAGGAAATAATCTATTCTCGAGATAGTAAAACGAAGAAAATTAAGGTGGAAATCCTTTATGGATTACTGGAAAAAATAAAGGAATTGTATGGGGATAGGGTTAAATTCATTTCTTGAGTATATATGCAGCTGCTACTATAGCTATAAACACTATAATAGCTGCACCTATAACTGCACCGGTATTTGATTTCTCGGCGGTAAGTGTTGTCTGTGAAACTTGTGTTGTAGTTGACGTAGCTGTGTGAGTTATGGTATTGGTGACTGTTTGTGTAGTTGTTTTTGTCTGGGTAACTGACTGAGTTACTGTATGAGTCACAGTTACAGTCGCTGCTACGGGAGGCGTGTATGTCTGGACGAAATTATAGGCCCACTTGAATACATTATAGATGAACTTAGGCCCATCTAAGGTCACACCATAATATGATGGAGCGAATGTTGGTTCATAGTCTCCATATGGTGATTCGCCGCTAACTATAACTAGCGAAGCTTTATGGCTAGACGTTGGTAGTACTTCAGCTGCAATGAACGTGTAGTTGGCGTTTGAACAGCCAGTTACTGCTTCAGCAGTTGCACCTGTACCAGGAGCTAATCCGGCAGCGAATATCTGGTTTATAGCAAGTGGAGGTGGTGGATTGTTATCAGCTATATAGGCAGTAGGATAATATCTAGCTATTCTTATCACATTATCTGGTGGTGTTGAGCAGGCAAGTAGATCTACTGTACCATTATCGTAGGCGTAGACAACGTTGTCCGGCCCGTGGGCTAGTATAGGATTTGTTATACCCTCAGCTACTGCTGAGGCTTCCTTGTCAGGGTATACCTGAGCTAGAACCCTATAGAATTTCTGTGCATCATGTGTGTTGTCGTATATTGCACTTTCATCTACTCTTAGGTGTGATCCAACATACTCAGCTACAGCATTGACTGCAGCTTGTGTAACGTTTCCACTTCCATAATCAGAGTCTCCTGCTAACCATAATACCTTACCGCCCGTGTTGAGCCAGTTAACTAGGGCATCCATTTCATCTGGATTCAGATAGGATGTTGGTTGTCCTACTACAATAATATTAAACTGATTTAAATCCACCTGGTCGAATGACTCATTTATTAGTATGATCTTTGCATAGTCAAGCGTCTTTGATATGTTAGTCACATACTTTGCGTTTTCACCATGCGCCATGTCAAATCCTATCACTATTGTTGAAGTCTCAGCGTTTGCTGGATGCGGTACCAGTGCTAACATGGATACTCCTATTACCAGGATTAAGAGAATTGTTACTGTTTTCATATTCATTTATATTACACCCCATAATAGGTATTTCTAGGTAATCCTTGGAAATAGTTGTTACTTATAAATAATTACTATCTAATAAGAGGAAAATATTTTGTTACCAACCATTACACTATATATTCCCTGAAAATGCCTCGAGGGATGGAGGATGAATAAAATTCTAAGATTAGCTTCCATAATCCTAATAGTAGGTCTAGTATTCTCGATAGCAGCACCTATTACCGTAATTAATACCAAAGCATCCGATAATACGTGGCCTTGGGGAAATGCACAAGAGCCTTATCCTTGGCTTGACTACCTAGTACAGTTATGGAAACAGAGCGGTGATACAGGCCCTGTCAAACTGCTTATTATAACCAGGCATGACATAGCTATACAGCAAAAGACAAAGGAACTATTCCTTAACAGTCCGGTTGCGAAAAAATTAAACATAGTAGGGCTAAACTTCGTACAAGTAGGACCGACATTATTTGAGTACTATATGAGTAAAGCACCTATTGACGTAGCTTGGGGTGGCGGTCCTACACTCTTCGATTATCTATACAACGACGGTTACTTGGCTCCGATTAGCCCTGATAATAATAAAGCAGCATATGCCGCTCTCTACGAAGCCAGCAAGTTCCCTGATACCATACATGGAATACCATTAAAGAGATTCGGTTCGGACGGTAAGATATATTGGATTGCTGCTGCTTTAAGTAGTTTCGGCTTCACAGTCAACCATGACAAGCTGAAGGAATGGAATCTACCTACACCTAGTACATGGGTAGACCTATCGAACCCTATATTCGCCACTACACCACAGTTAAGCGTAGGAGGGGCTGATCCAACAAAATCCACGAGCAACACAAGGATATACGAGATAATGCTCCAGGTGTATGGATGGGATTTAGGGTGGATGATTCTGACAGGATTTGCAGGTAACTCTAAGATTTACGATGCAAGTGATGCTGTAAGAGAAGGAGTAATCCAAGGAGAGATTGCAGTAGGTGTGACAATAGACTTCTACGGCTATATTGCTATGCAGATAAACCCGCATACCGAGTATATAATGCCGCAAAAACAAACGGCTATCAATGGAGATCCGATTGCCTTATCTAAGAAAACAAGGCACCCTATTCAAGCTCTAGCGTTCATAGCATGGGTACTTAGCGAGTATGGTGGACAGCAGGTTTGGCTTGACAAAGACATAAACAGGCTTCCTATAAATCCAGCAGTATTCAAAGTTGCCCCACCTGATTTGAAGAGACCTGACCTCCAACAGAGTTACGAGAATGCTTTAGGGAATATAGGCTTCATTTTCAACGATACAAGAGCAGCTAGCTGGGAGTTCGTTATGCAACAGTACTTCTCAGCTGCTCTAGTAGGGAATGCCCACCAGGATCTTCAGACTACATGGAGCGAAATAGCAAATGCATGGATCAACCATAAGATAAGTGATGAATGGATGGCATATTACTCGTGGAAACTGTTGAGCCCGCTATCTTTCAAGGATCCTGCTACTGGTAAGAATGTAACATTCTCAGAGAAATATGCTGCAAGCATGAACAATAAGATGCGTAGTGATGCAACATTACTCAACCAGCTGAAACTTGAATGGGAGAATGCTATGATAAATAGAGCGGACAGCTTGCTTAAACAGTTCGAGTCTACAGATCATAGCAAACCGGCACCGCAAGTTCCATGTATAGCATACCAACTCGTTAACATGTGGAAGAAGTTCCTGAACGAGACGCCTATGAATCTGCCAGCAGATTGTCAGACCACATCAACACAGTCATCAAGTACGACACAAACCACCACAACGAGTACGACAACTACAACACCGCCCGTACAAACAAGTACAACTACTCAGACGTCAACGTCTTCTTCAACTTCAACTGCTCCGAAGAAGAGTAACGCTGCCCTCCTATGGACTACAGTAATCATAATAATCATAATAATCATAGCTGCAGCATGGTGGGCTATGAAGAAGTAGTTTTATTAGAAACTAACTACCTATTATTTTTTGGTGAATGCTTCTGCACACCTTATCCCTTTCTCTTAAAGAGATAAAGGATTCATATTTCCTTGAACTCAAACCGGACTACCCGTTAACCAAAGCTAGAAGGGAGTTCCGGAAATATGCACCTAGAATAGCTCTTGTGACAGATGAACGTCAGTTACTTAGCGGAATAATCTATAGAGCTACAATAATCACCTTGACCTCCACCAAATCAAACCTATACGTAAGGAGTTTGATGGAGAGACCAAAGATTTTAGTTGAAAGTTTGGATAATGCCCCGACTACACTAAAACTAATGGTCGACGAGGATGAATGGACTGTTCCCTTG
This sequence is a window from Candidatus Tiamatella incendiivivens. Protein-coding genes within it:
- the prpB gene encoding methylisocitrate lyase; protein product: MAFLFRDKPQENPAGMLKELMQRKKTTPVIGVFNPASALLVESMGFDAIYLSGAALTGSLAMPDLGLITLTELVKSTRYITRITNLPLIVDTDTGFGETINVQRTVRDLIGAGAAAIQIEDQVLPKKCGHLKGKKLAPAEEMTRKIIAAKRIAKDKMLIIARTDARGVEGLDEALRRAKLYEQAGADIIFPEALTNEEEFREFSKKINIPLLANMTEFGKTPYFTVEDFSKWGYKLVLFPVTLLRISLGAMRDALRVIKSEGTQRNILDRMMTRQEFYELIGYYEYEKEDNTIYKLSKEIS
- a CDS encoding DUF447 family protein encodes the protein MKCTDNYIYARIFNDSRLYSKINDGIRIFIYPVLDARIFYQSLKGELKTIYTADSQCYIIPDIHTYVEGIIKRVTHSKNYKRIEVKPLNKSSALELLDKGYSRADGCLIELMVYYTKLQADVIEKNDYCKIYYVCSESVKRSTSREYYLKILDELRC
- a CDS encoding DUF115 domain-containing protein yields the protein MLNKHSNNYFKDFYLTTGYKLLNLDPSRDRIAVQYIYSLINCRKVNEIWLNLREMASYRKTAVIIGPELSQLQKLQSTLSENNVLIGVDGASYTFFLKTGTLPDIVVSDLDGPLRLYYLIQEMNKYIAIHPHGDNIYRITTLNSLLQYSRLIVTSQTEDYECIRNIGGFTDGDRAVLLAVEMGFESIIICCFSREPVFFHKEIIYSRDSKTKKIKVEILYGLLEKIKELYGDRVKFIS
- a CDS encoding GldG family protein: MNMKTVTILLILVIGVSMLALVPHPANAETSTIVIGFDMAHGENAKYVTNISKTLDYAKIILINESFDQVDLNQFNIIVVGQPTSYLNPDEMDALVNWLNTGGKVLWLAGDSDYGSGNVTQAAVNAVAEYVGSHLRVDESAIYDNTHDAQKFYRVLAQVYPDKEASAVAEGITNPILAHGPDNVVYAYDNGTVDLLACSTPPDNVIRIARYYPTAYIADNNPPPPLAINQIFAAGLAPGTGATAEAVTGCSNANYTFIAAEVLPTSSHKASLVIVSGESPYGDYEPTFAPSYYGVTLDGPKFIYNVFKWAYNFVQTYTPPVAATVTVTHTVTQSVTQTKTTTQTVTNTITHTATSTTTQVSQTTLTAEKSNTGAVIGAAIIVFIAIVAAAYILKK
- a CDS encoding ABC transporter substrate-binding protein — translated: MNKILRLASIILIVGLVFSIAAPITVINTKASDNTWPWGNAQEPYPWLDYLVQLWKQSGDTGPVKLLIITRHDIAIQQKTKELFLNSPVAKKLNIVGLNFVQVGPTLFEYYMSKAPIDVAWGGGPTLFDYLYNDGYLAPISPDNNKAAYAALYEASKFPDTIHGIPLKRFGSDGKIYWIAAALSSFGFTVNHDKLKEWNLPTPSTWVDLSNPIFATTPQLSVGGADPTKSTSNTRIYEIMLQVYGWDLGWMILTGFAGNSKIYDASDAVREGVIQGEIAVGVTIDFYGYIAMQINPHTEYIMPQKQTAINGDPIALSKKTRHPIQALAFIAWVLSEYGGQQVWLDKDINRLPINPAVFKVAPPDLKRPDLQQSYENALGNIGFIFNDTRAASWEFVMQQYFSAALVGNAHQDLQTTWSEIANAWINHKISDEWMAYYSWKLLSPLSFKDPATGKNVTFSEKYAASMNNKMRSDATLLNQLKLEWENAMINRADSLLKQFESTDHSKPAPQVPCIAYQLVNMWKKFLNETPMNLPADCQTTSTQSSSTTQTTTTSTTTTTPPVQTSTTTQTSTSSSTSTAPKKSNAALLWTTVIIIIIIIIAAAWWAMKK